A portion of the Pseudomonas synxantha BG33R genome contains these proteins:
- the rplC gene encoding 50S ribosomal protein L3 has translation MTIGVVGRKCGMTRIFTEEGVSIPVTVIEIEPNRVTQFKTEETDGYRAVQVTVGERRASRVTAAQAGHFAKANVAAGRTVMEFRLEDGDYQAGDLINAEIFAAGQLVDVTGQSKGKGFQGTIKRWNFRGQDNTHGNSVSHRVPGSIGQCQTPGRVFKGKKMSGHMGAERVTVQSLEVVRVDAERNLLLVKGAVPGATGGNLVVRPAAKARG, from the coding sequence ATGACTATTGGTGTAGTCGGTCGTAAATGCGGTATGACCCGTATTTTCACCGAAGAAGGTGTCTCCATTCCGGTCACGGTCATTGAGATCGAACCGAATCGCGTCACCCAGTTCAAAACTGAAGAAACCGATGGCTATCGTGCAGTGCAAGTCACTGTCGGCGAGCGTCGTGCTTCGCGCGTGACTGCTGCTCAAGCAGGTCACTTCGCTAAAGCAAACGTTGCAGCTGGTCGTACTGTTATGGAGTTCCGTCTTGAAGACGGCGACTACCAGGCTGGCGATCTGATCAACGCTGAAATCTTCGCCGCTGGTCAACTGGTTGATGTAACCGGTCAGTCCAAAGGTAAAGGCTTCCAGGGTACGATCAAGCGTTGGAATTTCCGTGGTCAAGACAACACTCACGGTAACTCCGTTTCCCACCGCGTCCCGGGCTCTATTGGCCAGTGCCAGACTCCTGGTCGTGTATTCAAGGGCAAAAAAATGTCCGGTCATATGGGCGCTGAGCGCGTGACCGTGCAGTCCCTCGAAGTAGTGCGCGTCGACGCTGAACGCAATCTGTTGTTGGTCAAGGGTGCTGTTCCTGGCGCTACTGGCGGCAACCTGGTTGTACGTCCAGCGGCCAAGGCTCGCGGTTAA
- the rpsS gene encoding 30S ribosomal protein S19: MPRSLKKGPFIDLHLLKKIEVAAEKNDRKPVKTWSRRSMILPQMVGLTIAVHNGRQHVPVLVNEDMVGHKLGEFAGTRTYRGHVADKKAKR, encoded by the coding sequence GTGCCACGTTCTCTGAAAAAAGGTCCTTTTATTGATCTTCACCTACTGAAGAAGATCGAAGTGGCGGCGGAAAAGAACGATCGCAAACCAGTTAAGACCTGGTCGCGTCGTTCGATGATCCTGCCACAAATGGTCGGTCTGACCATCGCAGTACACAACGGTCGTCAACACGTCCCAGTTCTCGTTAACGAAGACATGGTCGGCCACAAACTGGGCGAGTTTGCCGGTACCCGCACTTATCGTGGGCACGTGGCAGACAAGAAAGCCAAGCGTTAA
- the rpsG gene encoding 30S ribosomal protein S7, with the protein MPRRRVAAKREVLDDPKYGSQILAKFMNHVMESGKKAVAERIVYGALEKVKERKNSDPLEIFEKALDAIAPLVEVKSRRVGGATYQVPVEVRPSRRNALAMRWLVDFARKRGEKSMALRLAGELLDAAEGKGAAVKKREDVHRMAEANKAFSHYRF; encoded by the coding sequence ATGCCAAGAAGACGCGTAGCAGCCAAGCGCGAAGTGCTTGACGATCCAAAATACGGAAGCCAAATTCTGGCCAAGTTCATGAACCACGTGATGGAAAGCGGCAAAAAAGCCGTTGCCGAGCGTATCGTTTATGGCGCGCTGGAAAAGGTTAAAGAACGCAAGAACAGCGACCCCCTGGAAATCTTCGAGAAAGCTCTCGACGCCATCGCTCCGCTGGTCGAAGTGAAGTCGCGCCGTGTAGGCGGTGCTACTTACCAGGTTCCGGTTGAAGTTCGCCCGTCCCGTCGTAACGCTCTGGCAATGCGCTGGTTGGTAGACTTCGCCCGTAAGCGCGGCGAGAAGTCTATGGCTCTGCGTTTGGCCGGCGAACTGTTGGACGCTGCTGAAGGTAAAGGTGCTGCTGTTAAGAAGCGTGAAGACGTGCACCGTATGGCTGAAGCTAACAAAGCTTTCTCGCACTACCGCTTCTAA
- the rpsC gene encoding 30S ribosomal protein S3 codes for MGQKVHPIGIRLGIVKEHTSVWYADGRTYADYLFADLKVREYLQDKLKSASVSRIDIHRPAQTARITIHTARPGIVIGKKGEDVEKLRQDLTKQMGVPVHINIEEIRKPELDGMLVAQSVAQQLERRVMFRRAMKRAVQNAMRIGAKGIKIQVSGRLGGAEIARTEWYREGRVPLHTLRADIDYANYEAHTTYGVIGVKVWIFKGEVIGGRQEELKPQAPAPRKKAAK; via the coding sequence ATGGGTCAGAAAGTACATCCCATTGGCATTCGCCTGGGAATCGTCAAGGAGCACACCTCCGTCTGGTACGCAGACGGTCGGACTTATGCGGACTATTTGTTCGCTGATCTGAAGGTGCGTGAGTATCTCCAAGACAAACTAAAAAGCGCGTCCGTAAGCCGTATCGATATCCATCGTCCGGCCCAAACTGCACGTATCACCATCCACACCGCTCGTCCAGGTATCGTTATCGGGAAGAAAGGTGAAGATGTTGAGAAACTGCGTCAGGACCTGACCAAGCAAATGGGTGTGCCTGTGCACATCAATATCGAAGAGATCCGCAAGCCGGAGCTCGACGGTATGCTGGTTGCGCAGAGCGTAGCTCAGCAGCTGGAGCGTCGCGTAATGTTCCGTCGCGCTATGAAGCGCGCCGTACAGAACGCCATGCGCATTGGTGCCAAAGGCATCAAAATCCAAGTGAGCGGTCGTCTCGGCGGTGCTGAAATCGCACGTACTGAATGGTATCGCGAAGGTCGTGTGCCACTGCACACCCTGCGTGCCGACATCGACTATGCCAACTACGAAGCTCACACCACTTACGGTGTGATCGGTGTAAAGGTTTGGATCTTCAAAGGCGAAGTAATTGGTGGTCGCCAAGAAGAACTGAAACCACAAGCACCAGCGCCTCGTAAAAAAGCTGCTAAGTAA
- the fusA gene encoding elongation factor G: MARTTPISRYRNIGIVAHVDAGKTTTTERVLFYTGKSHKMGEVHDGAATTDWMVQEQERGITITSAAITAFWKGSEKQYKDEHRFNVIDTPGHVDFTIEVERSLRVLDGAVVVFCGTSGVEPQSETVWRQANKYGVPRLVYVNKMDRAGANFLRVIGQIKQRLGHTPVPIQLAIGSEDNFQGQIDLINMEAVYWNDSDKGMVPVRKPIPEELQELADEWRNNMVEAAAEASEELMNKYLEGEELTNVEIKAALRQRTIAGEIVLAVCGSSFKNKGVPLVLDAVIDYLPAPTDIPAIKGTNPDNEEEEMERHADDNEPFSALAFKIATDPFVGTLTFVRVYSGVLASGDGVINSVKGKKERVGRMVQMHANAREEIKEVRAGDIAALIGMKDVTTGETLCDAAKPIILVRMDFPEPVISVAVEPKTKDDQEKMGIALGKLAQEDPSFRVKTDEETGQTIISGMGELHLDILVDRMRREFNVEANIGKPQVSYRERITKNCEIEGKFVRQSGGRGQFGHCWIRFAPADEGQEGLQFVNEVVGGVVPKEYIPAIQKGIEEQMKNGVVAGYPLIGLKATVFDGSYHDVDSNEMAFKVAASMATKQLAQKGGGELLEPIMAVEVVTPEDYMGDVMGDLNRRRGMILGMEDTVSGKVIRAEVPLGEMFGYATDVRSMSQGRASYSMEFKKYNTAPAHIAETVSKKQG, translated from the coding sequence ATGGCTCGTACTACTCCGATTAGCCGCTACCGTAACATCGGTATCGTCGCTCACGTGGATGCTGGTAAAACCACCACCACCGAGCGCGTACTGTTTTACACCGGCAAAAGTCACAAAATGGGCGAGGTGCATGACGGCGCCGCGACCACAGACTGGATGGTTCAGGAGCAGGAGCGTGGTATTACCATTACTTCTGCTGCTATTACCGCCTTCTGGAAAGGTTCCGAGAAGCAGTACAAAGACGAGCATCGCTTCAACGTAATCGATACCCCGGGCCACGTAGACTTCACTATTGAAGTTGAGCGTTCCCTGCGTGTACTCGACGGCGCTGTCGTTGTGTTCTGCGGCACCTCGGGTGTTGAGCCTCAGTCGGAAACCGTATGGCGTCAAGCCAACAAGTACGGCGTTCCACGTCTTGTTTATGTAAACAAGATGGACCGTGCTGGCGCCAACTTCCTGCGCGTGATCGGTCAGATCAAGCAGCGTCTGGGTCACACTCCGGTGCCTATCCAGTTGGCTATCGGTTCCGAAGACAACTTCCAGGGTCAGATCGATCTGATCAACATGGAAGCTGTTTACTGGAATGATTCCGACAAAGGTATGGTTCCTGTTCGCAAGCCTATCCCTGAAGAGCTTCAGGAGCTGGCTGACGAGTGGCGCAACAACATGGTTGAGGCTGCTGCCGAAGCCAGCGAAGAACTGATGAACAAATACCTCGAAGGTGAAGAACTCACCAACGTGGAAATCAAGGCCGCTCTGCGTCAGCGTACTATCGCTGGTGAGATCGTCTTGGCTGTTTGCGGTTCTTCCTTCAAGAACAAGGGTGTTCCCCTGGTTCTCGATGCCGTTATCGACTACCTGCCTGCTCCAACCGACATTCCTGCTATCAAGGGTACCAACCCTGATAACGAGGAAGAAGAGATGGAGCGTCATGCTGACGACAACGAGCCGTTCTCGGCTCTGGCGTTCAAGATCGCTACAGACCCATTCGTGGGTACTTTGACCTTCGTTCGCGTTTACTCGGGCGTGTTGGCCTCCGGCGACGGCGTGATCAACTCGGTTAAAGGCAAGAAAGAGCGCGTGGGCCGTATGGTGCAAATGCACGCAAACGCTCGCGAAGAGATCAAGGAAGTACGCGCTGGTGACATCGCGGCCCTGATCGGCATGAAGGACGTCACCACTGGTGAGACTTTGTGCGACGCTGCCAAGCCAATCATCCTGGTTCGCATGGACTTCCCGGAGCCGGTTATCTCGGTTGCCGTAGAGCCTAAGACCAAGGATGACCAGGAAAAAATGGGTATCGCTCTGGGCAAGCTTGCTCAGGAAGATCCATCTTTCCGCGTCAAGACTGATGAAGAGACTGGTCAAACGATCATCTCTGGCATGGGCGAGCTGCACCTGGACATCCTGGTTGACCGGATGCGCCGTGAGTTCAACGTCGAAGCCAACATCGGTAAGCCTCAGGTTTCCTATCGTGAGCGCATCACGAAGAACTGTGAAATCGAAGGCAAGTTCGTTCGTCAATCCGGCGGTCGTGGTCAGTTCGGTCACTGCTGGATCCGTTTTGCTCCTGCTGACGAAGGTCAGGAAGGTCTGCAATTCGTGAACGAAGTAGTAGGTGGTGTGGTTCCTAAGGAATACATCCCTGCTATCCAGAAGGGTATCGAAGAGCAGATGAAGAACGGTGTTGTTGCCGGCTATCCGCTGATCGGCCTGAAAGCAACCGTTTTTGACGGTTCTTACCACGACGTCGACTCCAACGAGATGGCGTTTAAGGTGGCTGCTTCCATGGCAACCAAGCAACTGGCCCAGAAGGGCGGTGGTGAGTTGCTTGAGCCAATCATGGCGGTAGAAGTTGTTACACCTGAAGACTATATGGGTGATGTCATGGGCGACCTTAACCGTCGTCGCGGCATGATCTTGGGTATGGAAGACACGGTTTCCGGCAAAGTGATTCGCGCCGAGGTTCCGTTGGGTGAGATGTTCGGTTATGCGACCGACGTTCGCTCCATGTCCCAGGGTCGCGCAAGCTACTCTATGGAATTCAAAAAATACAACACAGCTCCGGCGCACATCGCTGAAACTGTATCCAAAAAACAAGGCTGA
- the rplW gene encoding 50S ribosomal protein L23, with amino-acid sequence MNQERVFKVLLGPHVSEKATVLADKKGQFVFKVATDATKLEIKKAVESLFSVKVERVTTLNVLGKSKRTARGLGKRNDWKKAVISLQPGQDLDFSSSAE; translated from the coding sequence ATGAACCAGGAACGCGTATTTAAAGTTCTGCTTGGCCCGCACGTTTCCGAAAAGGCTACGGTTCTGGCTGACAAGAAAGGCCAGTTCGTTTTCAAGGTTGCAACTGACGCAACCAAGCTGGAAATCAAGAAGGCCGTCGAAAGCCTGTTCAGCGTGAAAGTAGAGCGTGTTACTACCCTGAATGTTCTGGGTAAGAGCAAGCGCACTGCTCGCGGTCTGGGCAAGCGTAATGACTGGAAGAAGGCAGTTATCTCCCTTCAGCCAGGCCAAGATCTCGATTTCAGCAGCAGTGCTGAGTAA
- the rplP gene encoding 50S ribosomal protein L16 has protein sequence MLQPKRTKFRKQMTGHNRGLAQRGSKVSFGEFALKSVARGRLTARQIESARRALTRHVKRGGKIWIRVFPDKPISKKPLEVRMGKGKGNVEYWVAQIQPGKVLYEIEGVSEELAREAFALAAAKLPLATSFVKRTVM, from the coding sequence ATGTTGCAACCTAAGCGTACGAAGTTCCGCAAGCAGATGACAGGCCACAACCGTGGTCTGGCTCAGCGCGGTAGCAAAGTCAGCTTCGGCGAGTTCGCGCTGAAGTCTGTAGCTCGTGGTCGTCTCACCGCTCGTCAGATCGAGTCAGCGCGTCGTGCTCTGACCCGTCACGTAAAACGTGGCGGCAAGATCTGGATCCGTGTATTCCCGGACAAGCCGATCTCCAAAAAACCTCTCGAGGTTCGGATGGGTAAAGGTAAGGGTAACGTGGAATACTGGGTTGCCCAGATTCAGCCAGGCAAAGTCCTGTATGAAATCGAGGGTGTTTCTGAAGAGCTGGCGCGTGAGGCTTTCGCCCTGGCTGCTGCAAAGCTGCCGCTCGCCACCTCCTTTGTTAAACGGACGGTGATGTGA
- the rplV gene encoding 50S ribosomal protein L22, with protein MEVAAKLSGARISAQKARLVADQIRGKKVGEALNLLAFSSKKAAEIMKKVLESAVANAEHNEGADVDDLKVSTVFVNEGRSLKRIMPRAKGRADRIVKRSCHITVKVADK; from the coding sequence ATGGAAGTAGCCGCTAAGTTGTCGGGCGCTCGAATCTCCGCCCAGAAAGCCCGCTTGGTCGCCGACCAGATCCGCGGGAAGAAGGTGGGCGAAGCGCTCAACCTGTTGGCTTTCAGCAGTAAGAAAGCCGCCGAGATCATGAAGAAAGTGCTGGAGTCGGCCGTAGCCAACGCCGAGCATAACGAAGGCGCAGACGTTGATGACCTGAAGGTCAGCACCGTTTTCGTCAACGAAGGGCGTTCGCTGAAGCGCATCATGCCACGTGCCAAAGGCCGTGCTGATCGCATCGTCAAGCGGTCTTGCCATATCACTGTCAAGGTTGCTGACAAGTAA
- the rplB gene encoding 50S ribosomal protein L2 — MAIVKCKPTSPGRRFVVKVVNQELHKGAPHAPLLEKKSKSGGRNNNGRITTRHIGGGHKQHYRLVDFRRNDKDGIAATVERIEYDPNRTAHIALLLYADGERRYIIAPKGVSAGDQLIAGALAPIKPGNALQLRNIPVGSTVHGIELKPGKGAQIARSAGASAQLIAREGVYVTLRLRSGEMRKVLAECRATLGEVSNSEHSLRSLGKAGAKRWRGVRPTVRGVAMNPVDHPHGGGEGRTSGGRHPVSPWGFPTKGAKTRGNKRTDKMIVRRRK, encoded by the coding sequence ATGGCAATCGTTAAATGCAAACCGACTTCCCCTGGCCGCCGTTTTGTGGTCAAGGTGGTCAACCAGGAGCTGCATAAAGGCGCTCCTCACGCACCGCTGCTCGAGAAAAAATCGAAGTCTGGTGGTCGTAACAACAATGGTCGCATTACCACTCGTCACATCGGTGGTGGCCATAAGCAGCATTATCGTCTGGTCGATTTCCGTCGCAATGACAAAGATGGCATCGCTGCCACTGTCGAGCGTATTGAATACGATCCTAACCGTACTGCTCACATCGCTCTGCTGCTGTACGCAGATGGCGAGCGTCGCTACATCATCGCCCCTAAAGGCGTGAGTGCTGGTGACCAGCTGATCGCAGGTGCCCTGGCGCCGATCAAGCCGGGCAACGCTCTGCAACTGCGTAACATTCCAGTTGGTAGCACCGTACACGGCATCGAATTGAAGCCAGGTAAAGGCGCGCAAATCGCTCGTTCCGCTGGTGCTTCGGCTCAGCTGATCGCTCGTGAAGGTGTCTACGTGACCCTGCGTCTGCGTTCTGGTGAGATGCGTAAAGTGCTGGCTGAATGTCGTGCGACCCTGGGCGAAGTCTCGAACTCCGAGCACAGCCTGCGTTCGTTGGGTAAAGCTGGTGCCAAACGCTGGCGTGGCGTTCGCCCAACCGTTCGTGGTGTTGCCATGAACCCGGTTGACCACCCACACGGTGGTGGTGAAGGTCGTACCTCTGGTGGTCGTCATCCGGTATCGCCATGGGGCTTCCCGACTAAGGGCGCGAAGACTCGTGGTAATAAGCGTACCGACAAAATGATCGTCCGTCGTCGCAAGTAA
- the rpsQ gene encoding 30S ribosomal protein S17: protein MAEAEKTVRTLTGRVVSDKMDKTITVLIERRVKHPIYGKYVKRSTKLHAHDETNQCHIGDKVTIRETRPLAKTKSWALVDVLERAVEV from the coding sequence ATGGCTGAAGCCGAAAAGACTGTCCGTACGCTGACTGGCCGTGTTGTCAGCGACAAGATGGACAAAACCATCACCGTTTTGATCGAGCGTCGCGTTAAGCACCCGATCTACGGTAAATATGTTAAGCGTTCGACTAAGCTGCACGCGCACGACGAAACCAATCAGTGCCACATCGGCGACAAAGTCACTATTCGTGAAACTCGTCCGCTGGCCAAGACCAAGTCTTGGGCACTGGTTGATGTTCTCGAACGCGCTGTGGAAGTCTAA
- the rpmC gene encoding 50S ribosomal protein L29 yields the protein MKANELREKSAQQLNEQLLGLLRDQFNLRMQKATGQLGQSHLLSQVKRDIARVKTVLNQQAGK from the coding sequence ATGAAAGCGAATGAACTTCGTGAAAAATCCGCACAGCAGCTGAACGAGCAACTGCTCGGCCTGCTGCGCGACCAGTTCAATCTGCGTATGCAGAAAGCAACTGGCCAGTTGGGGCAGTCTCATCTGCTCTCGCAAGTTAAGCGTGACATCGCTCGCGTGAAGACTGTGCTCAACCAGCAGGCAGGTAAGTGA
- the rpsL gene encoding 30S ribosomal protein S12, whose translation MATINQLVRQPRKRIVEKSDVPALQNCPQRRGVCTRVYTTTPKKPNSALRKVCRVRLTNGFEVSSYIGGEGHNLQEHSVVLIRGGRVKDLPGVRYHTVRGSLDTSGVKGRNQGRSKYGTKKPK comes from the coding sequence ATGGCAACTATCAACCAGCTGGTACGTCAGCCGCGTAAGCGTATCGTCGAGAAATCCGACGTACCTGCGCTGCAGAACTGCCCGCAACGTCGTGGCGTATGCACCCGTGTGTATACCACCACGCCGAAAAAACCTAACTCGGCACTGCGTAAAGTATGCCGTGTGCGTCTGACCAACGGTTTCGAGGTTTCCTCGTACATCGGCGGTGAAGGCCACAACCTGCAAGAGCACAGCGTGGTACTGATCCGCGGCGGTCGTGTAAAAGACTTGCCAGGTGTTCGTTATCACACCGTACGCGGCTCCTTGGATACTTCCGGCGTTAAAGGTCGTAACCAGGGTCGTTCGAAGTACGGTACCAAGAAGCCTAAGTAG
- the rplD gene encoding 50S ribosomal protein L4: MQLNVNDAQAIEVSELTFGGEFNETLVHQAVVAYMAGGRQGSKQQKTRSDVRGGGKRPWRQKGTGRARAGTIRSPIWRGGGTTFAARPQDHSQKLNKKMYRAALRSILAELVRTDRLVVVQDFAVESPKTKDLLGKLNNMSLTDVLIVSEAVDQNLYLAARNLPHVDVRDVQGSDPVSLIAYDKVLITVSAVKKFEELLG; this comes from the coding sequence ATGCAATTAAATGTAAATGACGCTCAAGCGATCGAAGTTTCCGAACTGACATTTGGCGGCGAATTCAACGAGACGCTGGTTCACCAAGCAGTCGTGGCCTACATGGCCGGCGGCCGTCAAGGTAGCAAGCAGCAAAAGACCCGTTCCGACGTACGTGGTGGCGGTAAGCGCCCTTGGCGTCAGAAAGGCACTGGCCGTGCTCGTGCCGGTACTATCCGTAGCCCAATCTGGCGTGGCGGCGGTACCACTTTCGCAGCTCGTCCACAGGATCACTCTCAGAAGCTCAACAAGAAGATGTACCGCGCAGCTCTGCGCTCCATCCTTGCTGAACTCGTGCGTACTGATCGTCTGGTCGTGGTTCAGGACTTCGCTGTTGAAAGTCCAAAAACCAAAGATCTGCTGGGCAAACTGAACAACATGAGCCTGACCGACGTTTTGATCGTGTCTGAAGCTGTTGATCAGAACCTGTACCTGGCTGCTCGCAACCTGCCACACGTTGATGTACGTGACGTGCAAGGTTCCGATCCAGTTAGTCTGATCGCATACGACAAGGTGTTGATCACCGTGTCGGCCGTGAAGAAATTCGAGGAGCTGCTGGGATGA
- the tuf gene encoding elongation factor Tu: protein MAKEKFDRSLPHVNVGTIGHVDHGKTTLTAALTRVCSEVFGSARVDFDKIDSAPEEKARGITINTAHVEYNSTIRHYAHVDCPGHADYVKNMITGAAQMDGAILVCSAADGPMPQTREHILLSRQVGVPYIVVFLNKADLVDDAELLELVEMEVRDLLSTYDFPGDDTPIIIGSARMALEGNDENEMGTTAVRKLVETLDSYIPEPVRLTDKPFLMPIEDVFSISGRGTVVTGRIERGIVRVQDPLEIVGLRDTTVTTCTGVEMFRKLLDEGRAGENCGVLLRGTKRDDVERGQVLVKPGSVKPHTKFTAEVYVLSKEEGGRHTPFFKGYRPQFYFRTTDVTGNCELPEGVEMVMPGDNIQMTVTLIKTIAMEDGLRFAIREGGRTVGAGVVAKIIE, encoded by the coding sequence GTGGCTAAAGAAAAATTTGATCGTTCCCTACCGCACGTAAACGTTGGCACCATCGGCCACGTTGACCACGGTAAAACCACTCTGACCGCTGCTCTGACTCGCGTCTGCTCCGAAGTTTTCGGTTCGGCTCGTGTTGACTTCGACAAGATCGACAGCGCACCAGAAGAAAAAGCTCGTGGTATCACCATCAACACCGCGCACGTTGAGTACAACTCGACTATTCGTCACTACGCTCACGTTGACTGCCCAGGTCACGCTGACTATGTGAAGAACATGATCACTGGTGCTGCCCAGATGGACGGCGCGATCCTGGTTTGCTCGGCCGCTGATGGTCCGATGCCACAAACTCGTGAGCACATCCTGCTGTCCCGCCAGGTTGGCGTTCCGTACATCGTGGTTTTCCTGAACAAGGCTGACCTGGTAGACGACGCTGAGCTGCTGGAACTGGTTGAGATGGAAGTGCGCGACCTGCTGAGCACTTACGACTTCCCAGGTGACGACACTCCGATCATCATCGGTTCTGCTCGTATGGCTCTGGAAGGCAACGACGAAAACGAAATGGGCACCACTGCCGTTCGTAAACTGGTTGAAACTCTGGACAGCTACATCCCAGAACCAGTTCGTCTGACCGACAAGCCGTTCCTGATGCCAATCGAAGACGTATTCTCGATCTCCGGTCGCGGTACTGTTGTGACTGGTCGTATCGAGCGCGGTATCGTTCGCGTTCAGGATCCACTGGAAATCGTTGGTCTGCGTGACACTACCGTCACCACCTGCACCGGTGTTGAAATGTTCCGCAAGCTGCTCGACGAAGGTCGTGCTGGCGAGAACTGCGGCGTTCTGCTGCGTGGTACCAAGCGTGACGACGTTGAGCGTGGCCAGGTTCTGGTTAAGCCAGGTTCGGTCAAGCCGCACACCAAGTTCACCGCAGAAGTTTACGTTCTGAGCAAAGAAGAAGGCGGTCGTCATACTCCGTTCTTCAAAGGCTACCGTCCACAGTTCTACTTCCGTACTACTGACGTGACCGGTAACTGCGAATTGCCAGAAGGCGTTGAAATGGTAATGCCAGGTGATAACATTCAAATGACTGTTACCCTGATCAAAACCATCGCAATGGAAGACGGTCTGCGCTTCGCAATCCGTGAAGGCGGCCGTACCGTTGGTGCTGGCGTTGTAGCTAAAATCATCGAGTAA
- the rpsJ gene encoding 30S ribosomal protein S10, whose protein sequence is MQNQQIRIRLKAFDHRLIDQSTQEIVETAKRTGAQVRGPIPLPTRKERFTVLVSPHVNKDARDQYEIRTHKRVLDIVQPTDKTVDALMKLDLAAGVEVQISLG, encoded by the coding sequence ATGCAAAATCAGCAAATCCGTATCAGGTTGAAGGCTTTTGACCATCGCCTGATCGACCAATCCACCCAGGAAATCGTGGAAACCGCGAAACGTACTGGTGCTCAAGTGCGTGGTCCAATTCCACTGCCTACCCGTAAAGAGCGGTTCACCGTTCTGGTCTCCCCGCACGTCAACAAAGACGCGCGTGACCAGTACGAGATCCGTACTCATAAGCGCGTACTGGACATCGTCCAGCCAACGGATAAAACCGTTGATGCACTTATGAAGCTCGATCTGGCGGCCGGTGTGGAAGTACAGATCAGCCTCGGCTAA